A DNA window from Loxodonta africana isolate mLoxAfr1 chromosome 7, mLoxAfr1.hap2, whole genome shotgun sequence contains the following coding sequences:
- the LOC100658645 gene encoding olfactory receptor 8K5-like gives MGQQNLTVFTEFILMGVTRHPELQLPLFGVFLIIYMITVVGNLGMIILTKVDSHLHTPMYFFIRHLAFIDLGNSTVICPKVLENFAVEQSTISYYACATQMAFFILFIVSELFMLSAMAYDCYMAICNPLLYNVIMSPRRYHVLVGIPYLYSTFQSLMFTIKIFTLTFCGSNVISHFYCDDVPLIPMLCTNAQEVQLLVIMFSAFNLISSLLVVLLSYLLILIAIFRMHSAEGRRKAFSTCGSHLTVVVVFYGTLLFMYMQPKSAHSYDTDTVASVFYTLVIPMLNPLIYSLRNKEVKDAFHRVFKN, from the coding sequence ATGGGCCAACAGAATCTAACAGTGTTCACTGAATTCATTCTAATGGGAGTCACAAGGCACCCTGAGCTGCAGCTCCCCCTTTTTGGCGTCTTTCTTATTATCTACATGATAACAGTAGTGGGAAACCTGGGGATGATCATCCTGACCAAGGTGGACTCCCACCTACACACacctatgtattttttcatcAGACACCTGGCCTTCATTGATCTTGGTAATTCTACCGTCATTTGCCCCAAGGTGCTGGAAAATTTTGCTGTGGAACAAAGCACCATTTCCTATTATGCATGTGCCACACAGatggctttcttcattttgttcattGTCAGTGAACTTTTTATGCTGTCAGCCATGGCCTATGACTGCTACATGGCCAtctgtaaccctctgctctacaaTGTTATCATGTCCCCAAGACGTTATCATGTGCTCGTGGGTATTCCATACCTCTATAGTACTTTTCAGTCTCTGATGTTCACCATTAAGATTTTCACATTGACCTTCTGTGGCTCTAATGTCATCAGTCATTTCTACTGTGATGATGTCCCCTTGATACCTATGCTCTGCACAAATGCACAAGAGGTACAGTTGTTGGTCATAATGTTTTCAGCATTTAATTTGATATCCTCTCTCCTGGTTGTCCTGCTGTCCTACCTGCTGATTCTGATAGCCATATTTCGAATGCATTCTGCTGAGGGCAGGAGAAAAGCTTTCTCCACATGTGGTTCTCATCTGACAGTGGTGGTTGTATTTTATGGAACTCTATTATTTATGTATATGCAACCCAAATCTGCTCACTCATATGatactgacacagtggcctctGTGTTTTACACTTTGGTCATCCCCATGCTTAACCCTTTGATATACAGCTTAAGAAACAAAGAGGTAAAAGATGcgttccacagagtttttaaaaaCTGA